A window of the Kosakonia sp. BYX6 genome harbors these coding sequences:
- the hxpB gene encoding hexitol phosphatase HxpB: protein MSASRQIFAAIFDMDGLLIDSEPLWDRAELEVVAGLGVDITRRNELPDTLGLRIDMVVELWYAQQPWNGPSRQEVTERIIQRAISLVEEERPLLPGVREALTLCKANGLVVGLASASPLHMLEKVLTMFELRDSFDALASAEKLPYSKPHPQVYLDCAAKLGVDPLTCVALEDSVNGMIASKAARMRSIVVPDEEHRADPRYVLANVKLDSLQQLTLAHLLG, encoded by the coding sequence ATGTCTGCTTCGCGCCAAATTTTTGCTGCCATTTTTGACATGGATGGCTTACTCATCGACTCAGAACCACTCTGGGATCGCGCCGAACTTGAAGTCGTGGCAGGCCTCGGGGTCGATATCACGCGGCGCAACGAGCTGCCCGATACATTGGGTCTGCGCATCGATATGGTCGTCGAGCTGTGGTATGCGCAGCAACCGTGGAATGGTCCGAGTCGTCAGGAAGTGACCGAGCGGATCATTCAGCGCGCTATCTCGCTGGTTGAAGAGGAACGCCCGTTACTGCCTGGTGTGCGTGAAGCGCTGACGCTCTGTAAAGCCAATGGTTTGGTGGTTGGCCTGGCTTCTGCTTCTCCACTCCATATGCTGGAAAAAGTGCTGACAATGTTCGAATTGCGTGACAGCTTCGATGCATTGGCTTCAGCGGAGAAATTGCCCTACAGCAAACCGCATCCGCAGGTTTACCTGGATTGCGCCGCGAAACTCGGTGTCGACCCGCTCACTTGCGTCGCGCTGGAAGATTCCGTCAACGGCATGATCGCCAGTAAAGCCGCGCGAATGCGCTCCATTGTGGTACCGGATGAAGAACATCGCGCCGACCCACGCTATGTGCTGGCAAACGTTAAACTCGACAGCTTGCAGCAGCTTACCCTCGCCCATCTGCTGGGCTAA